From a single Paenibacillus sp. FSL W8-0426 genomic region:
- a CDS encoding BadF/BadG/BcrA/BcrD ATPase family protein, with protein MRVYAGIDGGGTNTDAALISDTGDIVAQVSGGPSNPYSVSLEQAVPELERVLDRLFGTNHELLTKCDGICLGMSGIDKMQERQMISDVVIQYMKRRLPEAFNTCPVWIVTEGETALMASLGSTRGVLCISGTGSIVYGFNSEGTRYRTGGWGHLLGDEGSGYRIGQRALQSVMQSHDGILPPTRLTSLLLQELGLKEPTELKDRVYHNGWGKKETASLARLAIAAAEAGDPVASDLVTDEARHLAETARALIARDPEFPAAPVVLSGSLFRHSPLYREAFMQQLSRYYEGLEYVQTEHAPPPAIGAARLARFHRSLHDTR; from the coding sequence TTGCGTGTCTATGCGGGTATTGATGGAGGCGGTACCAATACAGATGCAGCGCTGATTTCCGATACGGGAGATATTGTTGCTCAAGTCAGCGGAGGACCAAGCAACCCATATAGCGTGTCGCTGGAGCAAGCCGTTCCCGAGCTGGAGAGAGTATTGGATCGACTATTTGGCACAAATCATGAGCTTTTGACAAAATGTGATGGTATATGTCTTGGTATGTCAGGTATAGACAAAATGCAAGAACGTCAGATGATCAGTGATGTCGTGATTCAATACATGAAAAGACGTTTACCGGAAGCGTTTAACACATGCCCTGTCTGGATTGTAACTGAAGGAGAAACGGCTCTTATGGCCTCTTTGGGTAGTACGCGCGGCGTTCTCTGCATTTCCGGCACGGGGTCCATCGTCTATGGATTCAACTCTGAAGGCACCCGTTATCGCACGGGTGGTTGGGGACATTTGCTGGGCGACGAAGGCAGCGGTTATCGCATCGGGCAGCGCGCACTTCAATCGGTCATGCAGAGCCATGACGGCATTCTGCCACCAACCCGGTTGACTTCGCTTCTCTTGCAAGAACTGGGGCTCAAGGAACCAACAGAGCTCAAGGATCGCGTATATCACAACGGTTGGGGAAAAAAGGAGACCGCTTCGCTCGCCCGCCTCGCCATCGCGGCGGCTGAAGCGGGAGACCCTGTCGCGAGCGACTTGGTCACTGACGAGGCAAGGCACCTCGCCGAGACTGCACGAGCGCTGATTGCCCGAGACCCGGAGTTCCCTGCAGCACCTGTCGTATTGTCCGGATCGTTATTTCGTCATTCTCCATTGTACCGAGAGGCCTTTATGCAGCAGCTTTCCCGGTACTACGAAGGACTCGAATACGTGCAAACGGAGCATGCTCCACCTCCGGCCATTGGCGCGGCACGCTTGGCACGGTTCCATCGCTCCCTGCACGATACCAGATAG
- a CDS encoding carbohydrate ABC transporter permease: MKTSRHKLLLIIAAVLLSVWTIVTVIPMYWMLVGSVQDSAMSASFRPQMLPNQLSLSPYERFFAKTDAWRWLYNSLLISAILTVTNVFFASLAGYAFAKLKFPGSQAVFWTLLGTMMIPAQVTLIPLYILMVNVFNLGDTYIAIILPAAVSVGNIFLMKQFMSTLPTSLIHAARIDACSEFGIFWKVILPMAKPGIAVLAIFTFVASWNEFFWPFLITNSNEMRTIQVGLASFVFAESTDFGAMMAGATIGALPMIILFFSLQRYFLQGITIGAVKG, encoded by the coding sequence ATGAAAACATCACGCCATAAGCTGCTGCTGATCATAGCTGCCGTTCTGCTAAGCGTGTGGACGATCGTGACAGTCATCCCCATGTACTGGATGTTGGTAGGCTCGGTGCAGGATAGCGCAATGTCGGCATCCTTTCGGCCGCAGATGCTGCCGAATCAGCTGTCCTTGTCGCCGTATGAACGCTTTTTTGCCAAAACGGACGCCTGGCGCTGGCTCTATAACTCGCTGTTGATTTCGGCTATCCTGACCGTGACCAACGTATTCTTTGCTTCGCTGGCAGGGTATGCGTTTGCCAAACTGAAATTTCCGGGCAGTCAGGCTGTCTTCTGGACGCTGCTCGGCACGATGATGATTCCTGCTCAAGTTACGCTGATCCCGCTCTACATTTTGATGGTCAACGTGTTTAACCTCGGCGACACATACATCGCCATTATTCTGCCTGCCGCGGTAAGCGTAGGCAACATCTTTTTGATGAAACAGTTCATGTCCACGCTGCCAACCTCGCTGATCCATGCGGCGCGCATCGATGCATGCAGCGAATTCGGCATCTTCTGGAAGGTGATTCTGCCTATGGCGAAGCCGGGGATTGCGGTGCTTGCGATTTTTACCTTCGTCGCTTCGTGGAACGAATTTTTCTGGCCGTTTCTCATTACCAATTCCAACGAAATGCGCACCATTCAGGTGGGGCTCGCATCATTCGTCTTTGCCGAATCGACCGATTTCGGGGCGATGATGGCAGGAGCGACGATCGGCGCGCTGCCGATGATCATACTGTTCTTCTCGCTGCAGCGTTACTTCCTGCAGGGAATTACCATCGGCGCGGTTAAGGGATAA
- the ugpC gene encoding sn-glycerol-3-phosphate ABC transporter ATP-binding protein UgpC, with translation MARVEFRQVRKEFKDDHKGTFTAVAGSDFVIEDKEFVVFVGPSGCGKTTSLRMIAGLEKQTSGDIVIGDRIVNELHPKDRDIAMVFQDYALYPHMTIRENLSFGLKNLKKPKAYIDEKVNHAAAILGLEAMLERKPRELSGGQRQRVAVGRAIVRDPQVFLFDEPLSNLDAKLRVQMRVELGELHKRLGATIVYVTHDQVEAMTLGERIVVMNHGDIQQIASPKELYASPRNMFVAGFIGSPAMNFIDARLDGAQLVLEGTSFALPEDVLERLREYQGKRLILGIRPEHVFGEDVAPNIPRDHMLQARVQVVEHLGSENLIYFPLGNRTVTAKVHPETHTYVGMDKVFVLDLRKAHFFDPETELAIGRE, from the coding sequence ATGGCACGCGTGGAGTTTCGCCAAGTACGCAAAGAATTCAAAGATGATCATAAAGGAACGTTCACGGCTGTCGCCGGGTCGGACTTTGTCATAGAGGATAAAGAGTTCGTGGTCTTCGTCGGCCCGTCGGGATGCGGCAAAACCACGTCGCTGCGAATGATCGCCGGGCTGGAAAAACAAACGAGCGGAGATATCGTCATCGGCGACCGGATCGTGAACGAGTTGCATCCGAAGGATCGCGATATTGCGATGGTGTTCCAGGACTATGCGCTGTATCCACACATGACGATTCGGGAAAATTTATCCTTTGGACTGAAAAACTTGAAGAAACCGAAAGCTTACATTGATGAAAAGGTAAACCATGCCGCAGCCATCCTGGGGCTTGAGGCGATGCTGGAGCGCAAGCCGCGCGAGCTTTCCGGCGGCCAGCGTCAACGGGTTGCCGTGGGCCGCGCCATCGTGCGCGACCCGCAGGTATTCCTGTTCGACGAGCCTTTGTCGAACCTCGATGCCAAGCTGCGCGTGCAGATGCGTGTGGAACTGGGCGAGCTGCACAAGCGCTTGGGGGCGACGATCGTATACGTGACGCACGATCAGGTCGAAGCAATGACGCTGGGCGAGCGCATCGTGGTCATGAACCACGGCGACATTCAGCAGATCGCTTCGCCGAAGGAACTGTACGCAAGTCCGCGCAACATGTTCGTGGCCGGATTCATTGGCTCGCCGGCGATGAACTTTATCGATGCGCGGCTGGATGGTGCGCAGTTGGTTTTGGAGGGCACGTCGTTTGCTTTGCCGGAGGATGTGCTTGAGCGTTTGCGCGAGTATCAGGGCAAGCGGTTGATTCTTGGCATTCGGCCAGAGCATGTTTTTGGCGAGGATGTTGCGCCGAATATTCCGAGGGACCATATGCTGCAGGCAAGAGTGCAGGTCGTTGAGCATCTGGGCTCCGAAAATTTGATTTATTTTCCGTTGGGTAATCGTACCGTTACCGCCAAGGTGCACCCTGAGACGCATACGTATGTGGGTATGGATAAAGTGTTTGTGCTGGACCTGCGTAAGGCGCATTTCTTTGACCCGGAAACAGAGCTTGCAATTGGACGCGAATAA
- the murQ gene encoding N-acetylmuramic acid 6-phosphate etherase, giving the protein MNHMLNSLLTEQPHPLTDQIDVLPSAEIVELINREDRRIAELIQPLIPVIAQAADRIVEAFHSGGRLFYVGAGTSGRLGILDASECPPTYGTPPSMVQGIIAGGFRAVKDPVEGAEDSESTGAADLDDHGVNDHDVVVGIAASGRTPYVLGAMKRARELGAGVISLSNNAGSPMSSLADISIEAVVGPEVVMGSTRMKAGTAQKMILNMLTTTAMIRLGKVYRNLMVDLNPSNQKLVHRAKRMIRLATDASEPQVEQAFAEANGHVKTAIVMLMANVDATEAVKRLDTAGGFVRSAIAGSS; this is encoded by the coding sequence ATGAATCACATGCTTAACTCATTGCTGACCGAACAACCCCATCCGCTAACGGATCAGATCGACGTGCTGCCTTCTGCGGAGATCGTTGAACTGATCAATCGGGAGGATCGCCGCATTGCCGAGCTGATTCAGCCGCTTATTCCAGTCATTGCCCAAGCGGCCGATCGCATCGTCGAAGCTTTCCATTCCGGCGGCAGACTGTTCTACGTTGGCGCAGGCACCAGCGGCAGGCTCGGCATTCTGGATGCTTCGGAATGTCCGCCGACTTATGGCACGCCGCCCAGCATGGTGCAAGGTATTATTGCCGGAGGTTTCCGTGCCGTGAAGGACCCGGTCGAGGGGGCCGAAGATAGCGAATCAACCGGTGCGGCTGATCTCGATGACCATGGCGTGAATGATCATGACGTTGTAGTCGGCATCGCTGCCAGCGGCAGAACGCCATACGTGCTGGGTGCCATGAAACGGGCGCGCGAATTGGGGGCCGGAGTGATCAGCCTGAGCAATAACGCAGGCTCCCCCATGTCCAGCTTGGCGGACATTAGCATCGAAGCTGTTGTCGGCCCGGAAGTAGTGATGGGTTCTACCCGCATGAAGGCTGGAACGGCACAAAAAATGATTTTGAATATGCTGACCACCACCGCCATGATTCGGCTCGGCAAGGTATACCGCAATCTCATGGTCGACCTGAACCCGTCGAACCAAAAGCTTGTCCATCGGGCCAAGCGTATGATCCGATTGGCAACGGATGCCAGCGAACCTCAAGTGGAGCAGGCGTTCGCGGAAGCAAACGGACACGTCAAAACGGCCATCGTCATGCTGATGGCCAATGTGGACGCGACGGAAGCTGTGAAAAGGCTGGATACGGCTGGCGGGTTTGTCCGCAGCGCCATTGCCGGCTCTTCATGA
- a CDS encoding sugar ABC transporter permease, with protein MQTALAPKPSAARTSRFARFWRDYGWAYLFILAPVLLFLVFTLYPVLSALVMSFQKYNIMNSTWVGLDNYERLVKDDTFWKSIRNTIIFTVGTVPVNILITFVLSYFIFQMKSKWQTFFKATLYLPAVASGVTISIVWLAIFDPTDSGLLNRFLSLFGLDPVIWLGQSGTALFSLILMNWLGSHGAGIILYLAAMGGIPKSLYEAADIDHASGWTQFSKITWPLLKPTTLYLLVTGVITSFQVFISVYLMTQGGPNFATTTIAYLIYETAFKFYEFGLASAQSFVLAVIIIVISVIQFKYFSSDIEY; from the coding sequence ATGCAGACCGCCCTTGCGCCAAAGCCGTCCGCGGCCCGGACTTCCCGGTTCGCCCGGTTTTGGCGGGATTACGGGTGGGCGTATTTGTTTATTTTGGCGCCTGTCCTGCTGTTTCTTGTGTTCACGCTGTACCCGGTACTGTCGGCACTGGTCATGAGTTTCCAGAAGTACAATATTATGAATTCCACGTGGGTCGGGCTGGACAATTACGAGCGTTTGGTCAAGGACGATACGTTCTGGAAATCCATCCGCAACACGATCATTTTCACGGTGGGCACCGTGCCGGTCAACATTCTGATTACGTTTGTGCTGTCTTATTTCATCTTTCAAATGAAAAGCAAATGGCAGACCTTCTTCAAAGCTACGTTATATCTGCCTGCCGTGGCATCCGGAGTAACGATTTCCATCGTCTGGCTTGCCATTTTCGATCCCACCGACTCCGGTTTGCTGAACCGTTTCCTGAGCCTGTTCGGCCTGGACCCGGTCATCTGGCTGGGGCAGTCGGGAACGGCGTTATTTTCGCTTATTCTGATGAACTGGCTCGGTTCGCATGGTGCGGGCATCATTCTGTATTTGGCGGCGATGGGCGGTATTCCGAAGTCGCTGTATGAAGCGGCGGACATTGACCATGCCAGCGGCTGGACCCAATTCAGCAAAATCACGTGGCCGCTCCTCAAACCGACGACGCTCTATCTGCTTGTTACCGGAGTCATTACGTCTTTTCAGGTATTCATTTCGGTATATCTAATGACACAAGGCGGCCCGAACTTTGCCACAACGACGATTGCTTACCTGATTTATGAGACGGCCTTCAAGTTCTACGAATTCGGATTGGCGTCGGCGCAGTCGTTCGTGCTCGCGGTGATCATCATCGTCATCTCCGTGATTCAATTCAAGTACTTCTCGAGCGATATCGAGTATTAA
- a CDS encoding anhydro-N-acetylmuramic acid kinase — MDRGSFPMWEQYRKKREHVMIGLMSGTSLDGTDAALVRIRTDISGALQQIELVDFICVPYSDTLRERLIRLCSPETARIDDLTTAHFGVSEWYAHSVSELIRSAGISLADVDVISMHGQTVWHAPEEAAFPGPADTLLNVKSTLQIGECAVVRERTGLPVIGNLRARDMAAGGEGAPLTPYADALLFRSQAVGRLVQNIGGIGNVTVLPPLSSMEEVSAFDTGPGNMVIDAIVRQATEGRQHYDPDGSIAARGKVDTILLEQCLDDEYFRKMPPKSTGREVYGAAYAERIMQWARQHSLSLEDTLATTTYLTAETIVRSVENFVLPRMNVAAMLACGGGTSNATLMRMIRERLPASIRLERTADHGVPDDAREAMGFALLGHEALMGRANTLPAVTGASAPVISGILTL, encoded by the coding sequence ATGGATCGTGGCAGTTTTCCGATGTGGGAACAGTATCGCAAGAAACGGGAACATGTGATGATCGGCCTGATGTCGGGCACGTCACTGGATGGGACGGATGCGGCACTGGTGCGAATCCGGACGGATATAAGCGGTGCCTTGCAACAGATCGAGCTCGTTGATTTCATTTGCGTTCCGTATTCGGACACATTAAGAGAGCGGTTAATTCGGCTGTGTTCGCCCGAAACGGCCCGCATCGATGACCTTACGACCGCGCATTTTGGCGTTTCCGAGTGGTATGCGCACAGCGTGAGCGAGCTTATTCGTTCGGCAGGCATATCCCTTGCCGATGTCGACGTAATCAGCATGCATGGCCAGACGGTGTGGCACGCGCCGGAGGAAGCGGCTTTTCCCGGCCCGGCGGACACACTCCTTAACGTCAAATCGACTCTCCAGATCGGGGAGTGTGCCGTCGTTCGTGAACGGACCGGACTACCTGTCATCGGCAACCTGAGAGCCAGGGATATGGCTGCCGGAGGTGAAGGTGCGCCGCTGACGCCATATGCGGATGCGCTACTGTTCCGAAGTCAGGCCGTAGGAAGGCTGGTACAGAACATCGGGGGAATCGGGAACGTAACTGTTTTGCCTCCGCTTTCTTCAATGGAAGAGGTATCGGCTTTTGATACGGGACCCGGAAATATGGTCATCGACGCGATTGTTCGACAAGCTACCGAAGGACGGCAGCATTATGACCCGGATGGCAGCATCGCTGCCAGAGGGAAGGTGGATACAATATTATTGGAACAATGTCTGGACGATGAATATTTCCGCAAAATGCCTCCAAAGAGTACCGGCCGTGAAGTTTACGGGGCTGCTTACGCCGAACGTATCATGCAATGGGCACGGCAGCATTCATTATCGTTGGAGGACACACTAGCCACCACGACTTACCTTACCGCAGAGACCATTGTGCGGTCTGTGGAGAATTTCGTTCTGCCTAGAATGAACGTAGCTGCTATGCTGGCTTGTGGCGGGGGGACTTCCAACGCTACCCTGATGCGCATGATCCGCGAGCGCCTTCCCGCGAGTATTCGCCTTGAGCGTACAGCTGATCATGGCGTCCCGGATGACGCACGTGAGGCGATGGGTTTTGCGTTGCTAGGACATGAAGCGCTGATGGGAAGGGCGAATACCCTCCCAGCTGTGACAGGAGCGTCAGCCCCCGTAATTTCGGGCATCCTGACGTTATGA
- a CDS encoding MurR/RpiR family transcriptional regulator has translation MKGGLVRLRAILDDLTPSERKIGAYILEHPEETVQSSVAQLSERSGGSPAAIIRLCKSLEVTGFQELKLKIAGDLQTGESYEYTEIRPQDSMESIIQHVSANNIQSIKDTVHILDPRMVEQAVDVLQKANRIFFYGVGASNLIALDAHYKFMRINRTSFSFADPHMQISSATTLRADDAVVCISYSGETGSVVSCLKHAREGGAATISITKWGSNTLSSLADVPLMITSMESNIRSGATSSRIAQLNVIDILYLAVASRDYNQSVQYLEKSRQAILEHK, from the coding sequence ATGAAAGGCGGGCTTGTGCGTTTGCGCGCTATATTGGATGATTTGACCCCATCGGAACGGAAGATCGGGGCTTATATTTTGGAGCACCCTGAAGAAACGGTGCAGTCTTCGGTTGCGCAGCTGTCGGAGCGCAGCGGGGGCAGTCCGGCGGCGATCATCCGACTGTGCAAATCGCTGGAGGTGACAGGCTTTCAGGAACTGAAGCTGAAGATTGCCGGGGATTTGCAGACAGGGGAGTCGTATGAATATACGGAGATACGTCCACAGGACTCCATGGAAAGCATCATTCAGCACGTCTCGGCGAACAACATTCAATCGATCAAGGACACGGTTCACATTTTAGATCCTCGCATGGTGGAGCAGGCAGTGGATGTGCTGCAGAAGGCAAACCGTATCTTTTTCTACGGCGTGGGAGCGTCCAATCTGATCGCTTTGGATGCACACTACAAATTTATGCGCATCAACCGTACGAGCTTTTCGTTCGCCGATCCGCACATGCAGATTTCATCCGCTACGACGCTCCGGGCAGACGACGCCGTCGTCTGCATCTCGTATTCGGGCGAAACGGGCAGCGTCGTGTCTTGCTTGAAGCATGCACGCGAAGGCGGAGCAGCGACGATCAGCATTACGAAATGGGGCAGCAATACGTTAAGTTCGCTTGCGGATGTTCCCCTGATGATTACCTCCATGGAGAGCAATATTCGCAGCGGAGCCACCTCTTCGCGCATTGCGCAGCTTAACGTGATCGATATCCTGTATCTGGCGGTCGCCAGCAGGGACTATAACCAATCGGTTCAGTATTTGGAGAAGAGCCGTCAGGCCATCCTGGAACACAAATAA
- a CDS encoding DUF1343 domain-containing protein — MSSKVRTGVDLLAEGLSHPWITGSRIGLITNPTGITSHFRSTIEVCAGLKDAELVALYACEHGLDGELQAGVRFGDTLHPKLGIPVFSLYGEQKKPTPAIMAGVDTVLFDIQDIGIRYYTYASTLFQMMETCAQAGKRLLVLDRPNPLGGCIVEGGVLNAGYESLVGAWRMPVRHGMTVGELALLVNSELEHPCELDVVAMEGWRRKMSFADCGLPWMMPSPNMPTLDTVRVYAGSCLLEGTNVSEGRGTTRPFEWIGAPWVDGERLAERVRQHGLEGVHLHPVYMSPTFSKHAGELCGGVRIFVTEPEKFRAADMGLVLLHELISLAQNEFRWLEPPKSGSRYFIDLLTGGSVVRENIHDPGVLERLRREWKMQAMAWNERRQPFLLGYEWD, encoded by the coding sequence ATGTCTTCCAAGGTTCGGACAGGAGTTGATCTGCTGGCGGAAGGTCTTTCCCATCCATGGATTACCGGTTCGCGCATCGGGTTGATCACCAATCCGACGGGCATCACATCCCATTTCAGGTCTACCATTGAAGTATGCGCCGGGCTGAAGGATGCCGAATTGGTGGCGCTTTATGCATGTGAGCATGGACTGGACGGCGAGCTGCAGGCAGGCGTACGTTTCGGAGATACACTGCATCCGAAGCTTGGCATTCCCGTGTTCAGCTTGTACGGAGAACAGAAAAAGCCCACACCCGCGATAATGGCTGGTGTAGATACGGTATTGTTCGATATCCAGGATATCGGCATTCGGTATTACACCTATGCATCGACGCTGTTTCAAATGATGGAGACGTGCGCGCAGGCGGGCAAGCGACTGCTTGTGCTGGATCGTCCCAATCCGTTGGGCGGATGCATCGTGGAAGGTGGCGTTTTAAACGCGGGGTATGAATCGCTTGTGGGTGCCTGGCGCATGCCGGTACGCCATGGTATGACGGTTGGTGAACTGGCGTTGCTCGTCAACAGTGAGCTGGAACATCCTTGCGAGTTGGACGTAGTCGCCATGGAGGGCTGGCGGCGCAAGATGTCCTTTGCCGATTGCGGGCTGCCTTGGATGATGCCATCGCCGAACATGCCTACGCTGGACACGGTGCGGGTATACGCCGGAAGCTGTTTGCTGGAAGGTACCAACGTATCGGAGGGCAGGGGCACGACCCGCCCGTTCGAGTGGATCGGCGCGCCATGGGTCGATGGTGAGCGACTGGCCGAGCGCGTTCGTCAGCATGGGTTAGAGGGAGTCCATTTGCATCCCGTGTACATGTCGCCGACCTTTTCCAAACATGCGGGTGAGTTGTGCGGAGGCGTTCGTATTTTCGTGACAGAGCCGGAGAAATTCCGCGCAGCGGACATGGGCTTGGTGCTTCTGCATGAGCTGATTTCGCTTGCGCAAAATGAGTTTCGATGGCTGGAGCCGCCAAAATCGGGTTCGCGGTACTTCATTGACTTGTTGACCGGAGGAAGCGTTGTCCGGGAAAACATTCATGATCCTGGAGTCCTGGAACGACTCAGACGGGAGTGGAAGATGCAGGCGATGGCTTGGAATGAGCGCCGGCAGCCGTTTTTGCTTGGTTATGAATGGGATTAA
- a CDS encoding extracellular solute-binding protein, protein MKKRSLVWSMLLMMILVTACGNGGSSATENDPDANDTVTVWTYPVHGTYEDELKDLIADFNKEHPNITVKTEVLSWAEGPKKFDVALNAGNPPDLYFHSVDGTYVNTGLALELDSYLTPEIKDDYLPGTLELGQIQGKQYGLPLYQFQWAWGGNKRILEEAGIDWQSIQANGWTWTEFKEAAAKLTKTLDGGKAQYALVTDGTSLDFIEMLTRNNGMIDVLDKDGVFQWNDGRILDTLGFVKELMDQGYMPKETAAIAPAKRTDMFYAGEAAIISKAIPYYDVMIQNRSKDIDAGNVQGEKIDFVLLPVPHNDDQPAQTTMGGEGYVAFRQKNDKGEQHAKNTFLVMEALSGAKAGNSANELALPFVRKSQADLFRGKELGKPENIAAANLMAENIAMPVVLELDIDKAAQMKQFKEQVVKPNIQALFSGEKTPEQIAEDFKGKGQQMFGQ, encoded by the coding sequence ATGAAGAAGAGAAGTCTGGTTTGGTCCATGCTGTTAATGATGATTCTGGTAACGGCCTGTGGCAATGGGGGGAGCAGCGCGACGGAGAACGATCCTGACGCAAACGATACGGTGACGGTATGGACGTATCCGGTTCATGGCACTTACGAAGACGAGCTAAAGGATCTCATTGCAGATTTTAATAAAGAGCATCCGAATATCACGGTGAAGACCGAAGTGCTCTCATGGGCTGAGGGACCGAAAAAATTCGATGTTGCGCTGAACGCGGGGAATCCGCCTGATCTGTATTTCCACAGCGTGGACGGAACTTATGTGAATACCGGGCTTGCCCTGGAGTTGGACTCTTATCTGACGCCGGAGATCAAGGACGATTACCTGCCGGGAACGCTGGAGCTAGGCCAGATTCAAGGCAAGCAATATGGTCTCCCTTTATACCAATTCCAGTGGGCGTGGGGCGGAAACAAGCGCATTCTGGAGGAAGCGGGCATTGACTGGCAATCCATTCAGGCGAACGGCTGGACCTGGACCGAATTCAAGGAAGCTGCCGCGAAGTTGACCAAAACGTTGGATGGCGGTAAAGCTCAGTATGCTCTCGTTACCGATGGCACGTCGCTTGACTTCATTGAAATGTTGACGCGTAATAACGGCATGATCGACGTATTGGACAAAGACGGCGTGTTCCAGTGGAACGATGGCCGCATTCTGGATACGCTTGGTTTCGTCAAAGAACTGATGGATCAAGGTTACATGCCGAAGGAAACGGCCGCAATCGCTCCGGCGAAACGCACGGACATGTTCTATGCCGGCGAAGCGGCAATCATCTCCAAAGCGATTCCTTATTACGACGTGATGATCCAGAATCGCAGCAAAGACATCGATGCGGGCAACGTGCAAGGTGAAAAAATCGATTTCGTGTTGTTGCCTGTGCCTCACAATGACGACCAGCCGGCTCAGACGACGATGGGTGGCGAAGGTTATGTCGCGTTCAGACAGAAAAACGACAAAGGCGAGCAGCATGCCAAAAATACATTCCTGGTCATGGAGGCGCTTAGCGGCGCGAAGGCGGGCAATTCGGCCAATGAGTTGGCACTGCCGTTCGTAAGAAAGTCCCAGGCGGACCTCTTCAGAGGCAAGGAGCTGGGCAAACCGGAAAATATCGCTGCTGCCAACCTTATGGCTGAGAACATTGCAATGCCGGTTGTACTGGAACTGGATATCGACAAGGCTGCCCAAATGAAACAGTTTAAGGAGCAGGTTGTGAAACCGAATATTCAGGCTTTGTTCTCGGGGGAGAAAACGCCTGAGCAGATCGCTGAAGACTTCAAAGGCAAAGGCCAGCAAATGTTTGGCCAATAA